A stretch of the Gracilinanus agilis isolate LMUSP501 chromosome 4, AgileGrace, whole genome shotgun sequence genome encodes the following:
- the EVPL gene encoding envoplakin, translating to MFKGLGKGSPGKGVSKGSPKGSPGKHTRASTQELAQLITRMQANADQVERDILETQKRLKLDRTNSEQNQALQYQEETGRDLKEAEMLLKDLFLDMDKAKRLKHPQAAEIEKDIKQLHERVTQECAEYRQLYEKIVLPSDLTPKVDWARVLEQKQKQVCEGQYGSSMSELEQQIAEHNILQREIEAYGQQLRCFNGPDAATIKNQYRDLLKAATWRGQSLGSLYTHLQNCTRQLSTLAEQQHRILQQDWSDNMADPVGVRQEYEHFKNQELLIQEQCINQLEDDGDRMVELKHPAVGPIQAHQEALKTEWQNFLNLCICQESQLQSVENYRRFQDDLDAVSQTLKKLSSDLDTKYRQPAHGDPPGALSDLLRQLEVDEKQLSMSEKTIQNLKKQGQNIAPLPLRRTHPGKPLQVDSLCDWDSGNVQLLRGEKYTLKDNSDPHTWVVEDHCGESKRAPAACFYIPPPDLDGVAKAGRLESEVQALKQKCKDLQRRLTANAHELVRPSQQGMGAQGRGYYLESMEEGEGRKEGRKEGRKEERIIPGFTVKCLSLSLQNTTQRLQGLEAEKEATQKECESFLSSKPAGPTVLHLPVTLNNVKNKYNDVQVLCSLYGEKAKAARALEQQIQASDKMIQDFESDLVQEAPIGVSPGALQERISQLQRQRRVLLEQQSCVLGLHRELKTTEHGCGALQNNFQEFCQDLPQQRRQVQGLTDRYHAVADQLDLREKAVQDISLIYQQFKNSSENLRSWMEHLPQNELGSTDGPSQINYKLQAQKRLVQEIQNKEKDKNTIFHLSQDLQAALQEYELQIDKYRCSLDPTLTASAPKRPRITPLQDSIQTQEKDLTKRYTEVAAQKHQQLSRLEFAKKVLEKKEIIEAIQPAHHPEQGSEKRTQVSRESESQALKSQLEEERKRVAQVQQELQEQRNQLLLLKTQKPVERLEEKEVVEFYRDPKLESSLSKMKYQVEEEGKKWARMKADLEVVNQKIAHLEKEKKNIQPHLLTKEVTQIKRDPNLDNQAVQINAEIEHLRGENATISARLEQLKRDLLTLEQKEANVKEKVIVKEVVKLEKDPEMVKASWALKRKIEEDASRRKMAEEAVAKLLARAQELEQQISSLEPKVIVKEVKKVEQDPGLLKESVKLRNLIEEEKKKNMMLTRELKELHSKYSLVEKQKPKVEFKERVNEIFQVDPETEMEITRLQEELQDTTNKRSAIEKEVEGILPELTILRAQKPTVEYKEVIQEVVKHEKSPEILREIDQLKAQLNELVNTNGRSQEQLIRLKGERDEWKRERSKVETKMVNKEVIRYESDPVLEKEAERLRREMRDVVQKRRAMEDVVYELQNKYLLLERRKPEEKVVVREVVVTQMDPKLHEDHSRLSRSLDEEVANRRRLEREVQQLQATVEEKENLLSFQEDRDKKLAIEKEIRHLSLKIQEREQRPLAVQEKIIMEEVVKLEKDPDLERSAEALRRDLDNEKNRVKDLNRECKNLQVKIDILQKTKSQEKTIYKEIIRVEKDQVLENERSHFWELLNRDRTARQNREEDVRRLKERIERAEALKRTWSREEAELQKTQSQANQERAKLEKEMRDLERQKQERMLCLHEESKLLSQKTESDRQKRAQQDQELSHLEAAILREKDQIYEKERTLRDLHLKVKQEEINQDTQLRETNLSTKISILDPETGKDMSPYEAYKRGIIDRGQYIQLQELECDWEEITTMTPCGEDSVLLDKKSGKQYSIEDALRCRRITKEEYHLYKDGHLPISEFALLVAGETKPSSLSIGSIISKSPLSSPAPTSHPTTSIFSPGCSLGLSDDTFPIAGIYDMVTDNKCNIKTAVGKKMLDPITGQKLLEAQAATGGIVDLLTRERYSVHKAIDRGLIENTSTQRLLNAQKAFTGIEDPVTRKRLSVGEAIQKGWMPRESALAHLQVQHLTGGLIDPKRTGRIPVPQALLAGMINEDLAQLLQDESCYEKELTDPISKERLSYKEAMARCRKDPMTGLLLLPATQENYCSYRTASTSLSRSLC from the exons GGCCTCCACCCAAGAACTGGCGCAACTCATCACTCGCATGCAAGCTAATGCCGACCAAGTAGAGAGGGACATCCTGGAGACCCAGAAGAGATTGAAGCTG GACAGAACCAATAGTGAACAAAACCAAGCTCTCCAGTACCAGGAGGAGACAGGCCGGGACCTGAAGGAAGCTGAGATGCTGCTGAAAGACCTTTTCCTGGATATGGACAAAGCCAAGAGATTGAAGCATCCACAGGCGGCCGAGATTGAGAAAGA CATCAAGCAACTCCATGAGCGAGTGACCCAGGAATGTGCCGAGTACCGCCAGCTGTATGAAAAGATTGTGCTGCCGTCTGACCTCACACCAAAAGTTGACTGGGCTCGGGTGCTAGAACAGAAACAG aAACAGGTCTGTGAAGGGCAGTATGGCTCAAGCATGTCAGAACTGGAGCAGCAGATTGCCGAACACAACATCTTGCAGAGGGAGATTGAAGCCTATGGACAGCAGCTTCGTTGCTTCAATGGCCCG GATGCTGCAACCATCAAGAACCAATACCGGGACCTCCTG AAGGCAGCCACATGGCGTGGGCAGAGTCTGGGCAGCCTCTATACCCACCTGCAGAACTGTACCCGGCAGCTCAGTACCCTGGCAGAACAGCAGCACCGCATCCTTCAGCAAGACTGGAGTGACAACATGGCTGACCCTGTTGGGGTACGCCAGGAATATGAG CACTTCAAAAACCAGGAGCTGCTGATCCAGGAGCAGTGCATAAACCAGCTAGAGGATGATGGAGACCGTATGGTGGAGCTCAAGCATCCAGCTGTGGGGCCCATCCAG GCTCACCAGGAGGCCCTGAAGACTGAATGGCAGAACTTCCTGAACCTATGTATCTGTCAGGAGAGTCAGCTGCAAAGTGTGGAAAACTACCGCAGG TTTCAGGATGACTTGGATGCTGTCAGCCAGACTCTGAAGAAACTGAGCTCTGACCTGGACACCAAGTACCGCCAGCCCGCCCACGGAGATCCCCCCGGGGCATTGTCCGACCTGCTCCGGCAGCTGGAG GTGGATGAAAAGCAGCTGAGTATGTCAGAAAAGACCATCCAGAACCTCAAGAAACAAGGCCAGAATATCGCCCCTCTCCCTCTCCGAAGGACCCATCCTGGGAAGCCCCTCCAGGTGGACAGCCTCTGCGACTGGGACTCTGGCAAC GTACAGCTATTGAGGGGAGAGAAGTACACATTGAAGGATAACAGTGACCCCCATACCTGGGTGGTAGAGGACCATTGTGGAGAGTCCAAGAGAGCCCCGGCTGCCTGCTTCTACATCCCCCCACCTGACCTGGATGGTGTGGCTAAGGCTGGCCG GCTAGAGTCTGAGGTGCAGGCATTGAAGCAGAAATGTAAGGACCTCCAGCGTCGCCTGACAGCCAATGCCCATGAGCTAGTGCGGCCCAGCCAGCAGGGTATGGGGGCACAAGGGAGAGGGTACTATCTAGAGAGTATGGAAGAAGGG gaaggaaggaaggaaggaaggaaggaaggaaggaaggaagaaagaataattcCTGGGTTCACAGTAAAATGTCTATCCCTCTCTCTTCAGAATACCACCCAGAGGCTACAGGGCTTGGAAGCAGAAAAAGAGGCCACCCAGAAGGAATGTGAATCTTTCCTGTCCTCCAAGCCAGCTGGGCCCACTGTGCTTCATCTGCCAGTGACTCTTAACAATGTCAAGAACAAATATAATGATGTTCAAGTCCTCTGCAGTCTCTATGGGGAAAA GGCAAAGGCAGCTCGTGCCTTAGAACAGCAGATCCAGGCATCAGATAAGATGATTCAAGACTTTGAGTCCGACCTGGTCCAGGAGGCCCCCATTGGTGTCAGCCCTGGAGCACTGCAGGAACGAATCAGTCAGTTGCAG AGGCAAAGGCGGGTGTTGTTGGAGCAACAATCCTGCGTCCTGGGGCTGCACCGGGAGCTGAAGACAACAGAACATGGCTGTGGGGCACTCCAGAACAATTTCCAAGAATTCTGCCAAGATCTGCCCCAACAAAGGCGTCAGGTGCAGGGGCTCACTGACCGCTACCATGCTGTAGCTGACCAGCTGGACCTTCG GGAGAAGGCGGTACAAGATATCAGTCTTATTTACCAGCAGTTCAAGAATTCCAGTGAGAACCTGCGCTCCTGGATGGAGCATCTCCCCCAAAATGAGCTGGGGTCCACTGATGGGCCCAGTCAGATCAACTATAAGCTGCAGGCCCAGAAG CGTCTGGTACAGGAAATTCAGAATaaggagaaagacaaaaacacaatATTCCACCTATCCCAGGACCTCCAAGCTGCTCTCCAA GAATATGAGCTGCAGATAGATAAGTACCGTTGTTCCTTGGACCCTACATTGACAGCATCTGCCCCCAAGAGACCTCGGATCACTCCTTTGCAGGACAGCATCCAGACCCAG GAGAAGGACCTAACCAAACGCTACACTGAGGTTGCTGCCCAAAAGCATCAACAGCTGAGTCGGCTGGAGTTTGCCAAGAAGGTGTTGGAAAAG aAGGAAATCATTGAGGCTATCCAGCCAGCTCACCACCCAGAGCAAGGGTCTGAGAAGCGGACCCAGGTGAGCAGAGAGTCAGAGTCACAGGCACTGAAATCCCAGctagaggaggagaggaagcGAGTGGCCCAGGTGCAGCAGGAACTCCAGGAGCAGAGGAATCAGCTGCTGCTGCTAAAGACCCAGAAACCTGTGGAAAGGCTGGAGGAAAAGGAAGTGGTTGAATTTTACCGAGACCCCAAGCTTGAGAGCAGCCTGTCCAAAATGAAATACCAGGTGGAGGAGGAAGGCAAGAAGTGGGCCCGCATGAAGGCAGACCTGGAGGTGGTAAATCAGAAGATAGCCCacctggagaaggagaagaaaaacattcaGCCCCATTTGCTGACTAAGGAAGTCACCCAGATCAAGAGGGATCCCAACCTGGACAACCAAGCGGTCCAGATCAATGCTGAGATCGAACACCTGAGGGGAGAGAATGCCACCATCTCTGCTCGACTGGAACAGCTAAAGAGAGACCTACTGACTCTGGAACAGAAGGAAGCAAATGTGAAGGAGAAGGTCATAGTGAAGGAGGTGGTCAAGCTGGAGAAAGATCCTGAAATGGTCAAGGCATCCTGGGCTCTAAAGAGGAAGATCGAGGAGGATGCCAGCCGGAGGAAAATGGCAGAGGAAGCGGTGGCCAAGTTGCTGGCTCGTGCCCAGGAGCTAGAGCAGCAAATTAGCAGTTTGGAGCCCAAAGTTATTGTGAAAGAAGTGAAGAAAGTGGAGCAGGACCCTGGACTCCTTAAAGAGTCAGTCAAGCTAAGGAACCTCattgaggaggagaagaaaaagaacatgatGCTCACCAGGGAGCTAAAGGAACTACACAGCAAGTACAGTTTGGTGGAAAAGCAGAAGCCCAAGGTGGAGTTCAAAGAGAGAGTCAATGAGATCTTCCAAGTAGAtccagagacagagatggagattACTCGGCTCCAGGAGGAGCTCCAGGACACCACAAACAAGAGGAGTGCCATTGAGAAGGAGGTGGAGGGAATCCTACCAGAGCTGACTATCCTACGGGCCCAGAAGCCAACTGTAGAATACAAGGAAGTGATTCAAGAGGTAGTGAAACATGAGAAGAGCCCAGAGATCCTCAGGGAAATCGACCAGCTGAAGGCTCAGCTCAATGAGCTGGTCAACACCAATGGCCGATCTCAGGAGCAACTCATCCGACTGAAAGGGGAGCGGGAtgagtggaagagagagagatccaaGGTTGAGACCAAAATGGTGAACAAGGAGGTGATACGTTATGAGAGCGACCCAGTGCTGGAGAAGGAGGCAGAACGTCTGAGGCGGGAGATGAGAGATGTGGTCCAGAAGAGGAGAGCGATGGAAGATGTGGTATATGAGCTTCAGAACAAGTACCTGCTGTTGGAGAGGAGGAAGCCGGAGGAGAAGGTGGTAGTCAGAGAAGTGGTGGTTACCCAGATGGACCCAAAACTCCATGAGGACCACAGCCGTCTTAGTCGGAGCCTGGATGAGGAAGTGGCCAACAGGAGACGGCTGGAGCGCGAGGTGCAGCAGCTCCAGGCCAcagtggaggagaaagagaaccTCCTCAGCTTCCAAGAGGACCGTGACAAAAAGCTGGCCATTGAGAAGGAGATACGGCATTTGAGCCTAAAAATCCAGGAGAGGGAGCAGCGGCCTCTCGCAGTGCAAGAGAAAATCATCATGGAGGAAGTGGTCAAGCTGGAGAAGGACCCAGATCTAGAGAGGTCAGCAGAGGCCCTGCGGAGGGATCTGGACAACGAAAAGAACCGGGTGAAGGACTTAAACAGGGAGTGCAAGAACCTACAGGTtaaaattgacatccttcagaaGACCAAGTCCCAGGAAAAGACTATCTACAAGGAAATCATCAGAGTGGAAAAGGACCAAGTCTTGGAAAATGAGAGATCCCATTTTTGGGAGCTGCTCAATAGGGACCGTACTGCAAGACAGAACAGGGAGGAAGATGTGAGGAGACTCAAGGAGAGGATCGAGAGAGCTGAGGCATTAAAGAGGACCTGGTCCCGGGAAGAAGCTGAGCTTCAGAAAACTCAGAGCCAGGCCAACCAGGAGCGAgcaaaactggagaaggaaatgagggacCTTGAGAGGCAGAAGCAAGAGCGCATGTTGTGTTTACATGAGGAGTCCAAATTGCTCAGTCAGAAGACAGAAAGTGACCGGCAGAAGAGGGCCCAACAAGACCAGGAGCTCTCTCATCTGGAGGCAGCTATTCTCCGGGAGAAGGATCAGATCTATGAGAAGGAGAGGACTCTAAGGGACCTTCATCTAAAAGTGAAACAAGAAGAGATTAACCAGGACACCCAGCTGAGAGAGACCAACCTTTCCACTAAGATCTCTATCTTGGACCCAGAAACAGGGAAAGACATGTCACCGTATGAAGCCTATAAGCGAGGCATCATAGATCGAGGACAGTATATCCAGCTACAGGAACTGGAATGTGACTGGGAAGAGATCACCACCATGACCCCATGTGGAGAGGATTCTGTTCTCCTTGACAAGAAGAGTGGGAAGCAATATTCCATCGAGGATGCCCTCCGCTGCAGAAGGATCACCAAGGAGGAGTACCATCTCTACAAGGATGGCCACCTTCCTATTTCTGAGTTTGCTCTCCTGGTGGCTGGAGAGACCAAACCTTCCTCACTCTCAATTGGCTCTATCATCTCCAAATCACCCCTCTCCTCACCAGCGCCCACCAGCCACCCAACCACCAGTATCTTCTCCCCTGGCTGCTCACTTGGCCTCAGTGATGACACCTTTCCCATTGCAGGTATCTATGACATGGTGACTGACAATAAGTGCAACATCAAGACTGCTGTCGGCAAGAAGATGCTGGACCCCATCACTGGGCAGAAGCTGCTGGAGGCCCAGGCAGCCACGGGAGGCATCGTGGACCTCCTGACAAGGGAACGCTATTCTGTCCACAAGGCCATTGACCGAGGCTTGATTGAGAACACTTCTACTCAGAGGCTGCTCAATGCCCAGAAGGCTTTCACTGGCATTGAAGACCCCGTCACGAGGAAGAGGCTGTCGGTAGGTGAGGCTATCCAGAAGGGCTGGATGCCCCGGGAAAGTGCCCTGGCTCACTTGCAGGTTCAGCACCTCACTGGAGGACTCATTGACCCCAAGAGGACAGGTCGCATTCCTGTTCCCCAAGCCTTGCTGGCTGGCATGATCAACGAAGACCTGGCTCAGCTCCTCCAGGATGAATCCTGCTATGAAAAAGAATTGACCGACCCCATCTCCAAAGAGCGGCTAAGTTACAAGGAAGCCATGGCCCGATGCCGGAAAGACCCAATGACGGGCCTGCTGCTCCTCCCCGCGACCCAAGAGAATTACTGTTCTTACCGTACAGCCTCCACTTCTCTGTCCCGCTCTCTGTGCTAA